The DNA sequence ATCGGGCCGCCGCAAGCGCGAACCGGCCCTGGCGGAGTGATCGGGCCGGAGTGATCATCCGGGGGCGGTGCGGCTACCGGCCGCGCCGTCCCCTGGGTTCCGGCTTGTCGCCGAAGGCATTGCCGCCCAGCAGCATGTTCACATCCAGGCCATTTTCCGAAAGCGGCAGTACCAGCCGCTGATAGGGCCAGTGGCGGCCGCTGGAATCCATAAAGCGGCGCGACGCCGCCACAGGAAGCTTCTCCATGGCGCAGCGCGTATAGTCGGCCACGATGGTCTCGTGAAACGGCCGGTTTTCGAAATCGTCGAGATAATGGCCGGTCGGGTCGCCGCCATTGCGTTCAACGATTCCAGTGCCGACCAGCCGGTAGCGGAAGCGGTAGGGCGCCGTGCCGCCGCTCTGCCGCTCCACATCGACCAGATAGAGGAAGGGCAGCAGCCGGGGAATGTCCAGCGGGTCGATATCGGCGCGCGCCGGCAGCCGCTCGTCACTCCCCCTGCTTTTCCAGTAAGCAAGCAAAGGTTGCAGGGCAGGGGCGAGAAGCGAAGGTTCGGGATCGATGACCTGACCGTCAGTGGGTAGCCCCGTCATCCATCTTCCTTTTTTT is a window from the Oceanibaculum indicum P24 genome containing:
- a CDS encoding PAS domain-containing protein, whose translation is MTGLPTDGQVIDPEPSLLAPALQPLLAYWKSRGSDERLPARADIDPLDIPRLLPFLYLVDVERQSGGTAPYRFRYRLVGTGIVERNGGDPTGHYLDDFENRPFHETIVADYTRCAMEKLPVAASRRFMDSSGRHWPYQRLVLPLSENGLDVNMLLGGNAFGDKPEPRGRRGR